agccatcacaactgatgaagtttcactacttcattaattgatttgttatccttacctagtaccagTTTCTTAACACCTGAGTTACTTAtccggtggtcccaggatatacgagcaatgtttcgaagacaccacacctatgatcaaataatagtaacctacgaatatcctctactcttaccggtcatgtttcactgccataaagtaggacggaacgaactgctgcacagtaaacacgtcctttggttgatagacggatatctcgcctacgccataaatgacgcaagtcgGTGAAAgccagtcgagccttctgtatacatgctgagatttcgtcacacaccagaccacaagggctgatgagacttccaagataagtgaagcggtcgacacgctcaactacttcactccctatcattagttcgggtgtcgatgcaacccaatcctgaagcaagattttgcatttcgagggggagaatcgcatgccgaacatgcttgcattgttgcttagagtggtcatgCAAATATGAAATGCACAACTCAAATGACAACTAAATAGGCTCATTATGTGCTGAAAGATGCATTCATGAGAGCACACACTGAACAATTCTAGATAAGATTCGAAGTGCAACTAGTAGTCGAGCGAATATGCTTACAAACGCGTTGCCGAATCATTTCGAAGCAAAAACAAAAACTGGATTTGCTTTCCTCGAATTTTGAACAAGAATCAATCGGAGGCCGCCCTCCACCCATTATTCTGCAGATTCTAAACTGCACTCCAGAACCTAAGCTTGGTTTCTTGAAAATCACCAATGCGGTTCGTGGGAATATTTAACCTAAGTACCCATATACTTGCTTGTTATAAAAAGTGAATATGCCACAATTGTTGGAGACTTTCGGCAGTAATCAGGACCCAATCGTGTTGTCAGACCGTGTCGAGCATTGATGGCGTCTTGAATATCGACAAACTATCAGCAAGAGATAGTAGCCGCTTACAGAAAAAAACTACTTCGGAGATCCAGAAATACTGATAGCTCTGTCGTTATTTCAAGCCCTCATTTAACCTGCTCTACTCTGGGTATCTACGGAGGGGAGCACCACTACCAGCGATACTTCGACTGAACCAAGCAGGTAACTTGAAGAAAGTCCGATCTCAACCGTCTTCAAGGCACTTACACCTTTCTACCTAATCGTTCGTTATTGAGATGACACGGGGAGGTCGAGTTAGAACTCTCCATCCAAGGACCTAACCGGAGATATAGAGAGGATGGTAGTGACGGAGAGCTTTGGTCAACTTTAATAAACGGCCTGACGCATCATATAAAGAGTGAACAGATTCCTAGTGCAGTGCATCAGACTGAGCTATGCAAAATAACGCCGCTACGGCCTCACTATATCCGAGGTAGATTTCAGACCGGTACATCAATGACTATTCGTTTGCCATCAACGGATAACTTCGGGTAGTACCCCATCTGTATGATATAAAACCACAGAATCCTCCCAAATTTGTCTGGACGACAAACAGTTCTACTTCCACGTGATAGGAGTTAGGGCATGATGCATCATATGACTTACTTTCATAGCCTATACTACGCCTGACCTTAGGAATTGTTAGACAAATATTAAGTTACGACGTGTGACCCGTTTAGCGGACTTTGAATCGAAAACCGAGATCAAAACAATGTAGATTTGTAATCAATCAATAAGAAACGAGTAGATAGTAAGAAAACGTACATCTGGTATAATACATAAGCAAAATGACATCTTTACAGAAATGCGTGGTGAAAAAGGAGTTAAAACCATGTCACTGGCTAAATGCAAAACGATTTTGAAAGTCAAGTGCGTGCCGCTGCAGTTGCAGCGCTTGGAGTGGTGGATCCAGAACGCGGAGTCCCAGAAGGTCGATTTTCGGGTGTGTGCCAGGTTAGTCTTTCTTCGTAAAAACGGATTACGATTTGTGGACATTTGATGTTTGCTTCACGAGCAGGTACCAAGTCAGCCTCATCAGAATCTTTCCTAAAAAACACGGGAAGACAACACGTGTGACGCATCGAGTCACTACTCAAAGTAAAAAATACGTGCCAGGATCACAAAGTCAGGGACCTACCATTTCATCAAAAACATTAGTTCACCACTTGAGTCTGTAGCTCCAATAATCCTTTCAGCTTTCAACCCCCGAGCAAATCCGCGCGTCTTCCCAGTCGCCTTGACAACTTTCTGCTAGAAGAGAACACAAAACGACCATCTTGAGACCGCTAACAATTTAATAATCACAAACTATATTTACAGCATTAGTGAAATGAAACTATTCATTAGAACAATCGTACGAAAAACAAGTGCACATAATCAACCCAATATGTGAATACTTTGAAAAATTACCTTCTGGTCTTCGTTTGTAGGTTCCTTTGGTTCATCTGGAACATTTGGCACTTCGCTAGCTGACTCTTCTACACTCGCGGGTATGCTGGATGTTCGCTTTTTCTTTGCTGGTTCGGGTACTTCTTCACTAATGTCCTTAGCGCTATCTGAACTGAGTGACGATCCTTTAGTTCTGTTTTTTAGTTTAGAGTCAGCACTCGAAGTCCTGGCAGGGCTAGTAAGTGAGGTTCTTTCACGAGCCCGTCTTTCTTCGAATTCCTGTAAAGTTAATAAATCCAAGAGTTACGTCTTTGAGGGGCCATAAATTTCAAACCACAAACCTAATTGTGTCGTAATTTTATATAAGTAGGAAGAGTATATTTTTCTTCAGTGGAATTAAGGGGAAATCCCCTTCACCAAGGTTAAAGGGGAAAGCTAGGGAAATATTCGGAAATTTCGATGTTTTGGTGCCATTTCCCCAAACTTTACTACAGtggcttccccaaaattgggaACTCGGGTTATGAAGATCAAAAGAATTAGGTCATCACACCTAAATGAAAACGTAGCCAGAATACACTGTTTAAGATTGAAATAGATACTTATCGTcaattttatttacatattttgaaaatttaccTTGATTAAGTCAGGGCAATCCAAGTTTTCTTCTGGCTCCCATGTATTGTCCTCCTCTGAGTAACCCTTCCATTTGAGGAAGTACTCTTTTCGTCCATTTCTTATACGAACCTTCAGGATTTTTTCCACCTGAAATTCATCTTCACCTGCACTTTCTTCAGACTCCCGGCTGTTCTTCGATGGCATAACAACTATAGAGCTTTAGAATCCGAGCGCAAATACAATTGAATCTCAAGCGCCCGCGGCTGGCTGCACTAAACAAATGCAAATGTCAATGTTTTCCACAAGTTGCTTATGAATCAACTGAGCCGAATGCTGGTTTATTAGCAACTACTTCTGCAACAGTCTAAATGAAATAATTCCACTGCAAGCTTAAGATTACGAGTGAAAACGTCCACTTACTTAATATATAAGTTATATACTTAAAATTACACATTCATTCGTGCTGCTTCGTTTCCACAGCATTTCTCTCTATGAATGCTATAGAACATACTTCATAAGTTCTCTTTCTCTCAAGCAATGTGTATTTGTTAGCTACATAgcgctatttaaaaaggacagtggtatttttcctcgctgagtaaatttctttgttttgatcgtttactacgtatcaagactactgttttcactttaattgaatttatttcaattaaagcattcgactagagtatcgtttttactgttctctcaattagttttgtcgttggtattcttgagtacctctttttcaactgtatctgttgGTACTTTTGGTCTtagcaatctacagctcttcacttttttggtcattgattattttctttgtttctgAGTATCATCGCATCTTAAAAAGAATTCCTTCTAAATGACCAAACAGTGTAaaaaaaagcagttgccaacgtccgggttgtcgttatcctgttgaaagcggcatgcagtgcgacgagtgcaaaggctggtaccacaaagtttgcacgaacttaacgcctgctgctttcaaacggttcagtaagaagggttgtgtatggctttgtcaacagtgctgctcgaaagcaaacagcttgttaaccgaggccatcccactggttgatgctgcaaagaagtgttttagcaagcatagtcagaacgcgtcaaacagcactcggtctgtcgacacgcaaatcaacgtgAACGAAACTAAGGTTAGTTCGATGATAGACGACTCACGCCcatcaaagaaggaaaagcagtctccaaaggggcctgccttaaacaaacgctcaagaaaagtagggtcttctgttccccgtctcctaaatgggatccaacaggaaacacctagaagccgcaatcgcaaggctcgatcggtttcaagcggtaaacataacctgacctctcaggtcgtcgacaaccccccaaaatccaacactaggtttgacgcaactgttattgcttttaccagcaccgttgacgactgggtacaggttgtaaggaagaaaagtagggaTATAGAAGGGAAccctgcccccgtaaaagtaGTTAAAAAATggaaagctgatcatagcgacagatcagctatttttcatagaatcaaggagagcgagagctctgaacctaaagctcgttttgagcatgacattgtactgattaggcagctgcttaatcaactcgtgcctcaaaatatgaccggggtcaccttgctaaaggtgtagagactagggagtctagcggtctcgaaaccaaatcatccCAGACtccttaaagtagtattcagcTTTttgaacgaacgtgacctagttttacagaatggacacaaattaaagggttcaggagtctttatccgaaaggacctaccaatggcagaccgtgttaaaagacgggaagccgagaaagaactacaacttaggctagacgctggcgaaaaggacctgaaaattgtaaattttcgggttgtaagacttcgacagagaatgatgccgaagccactctgggtgaagcacgaaggcacttaaagaGGCTttggatctgttacaccaacgcacgaagcttacttaataagcgatcggaactaggtgtacagattgaatctacaaagccagatataattgcagtaacagaaacctggctgacacaggctatagatagtatagaacttgatttcgagggttttaagttagtaagggccgacagaacacaaaagcgtaaaggagggggagtagctctattcattaggaatgctatcccatttgccattatcgatagtgtatcccatgagagtgggacgtgtgaattagttagtcttcgcttaaaatgcaagggacaagtgctgctgattggtttggtctatcgcagttcaaactgtgaggcaaatgagatcctgttaagcagtctcaatacttggtcccgaagtggtcgatgtctaatcctaggggacttcaatgcacctatggtagactgggaaaatctgcgaactaaatcgtcggagaattctttcgagcaggaactagttgatggggttatcacatgtgctctagtgcaacatgtgaaagaagcgacaaggtacgatccggacactgaatcatccttattagatattatactgactcactatgaggatgatgttgcgaacctccataatatgccacccctaggtaaaagtgaccacgcagttttaattttcgacttccatataactgccagtcacgagcacgcgtcagtccagtccagacccaacgtctggaaagcaaacataccagacatcatgcactcagcatcggtaatagattggacaatagacgcagagtcctccattgaaacggcctgggacgcatttcgaaattcatacttaaaagttatcaCATCTCAAATCCCTTGGACTATAataaaggggccgaaaaactcaccaccatggttcagtagggagttccgtatccttctccgtaagaaaaggaaaatgtgggatagatttaggttactggggactgatgagtcaaaatctcagtgtcgaaaagctcggaatacttgtgcctcgaccctccataagtctagaaaattgtacgaaggaaaacttgttaaggaatccataaaatgtcctaaacgcttgtattcctatataaaccaaaggacaaggagaaaaggaaatattcctgctctatggagagacagtactgcttcatcattagtgaaggacgactttggtaaggctcaagtgttctcgaactactttagcaacgtatataccatagaagcgcccttcccgtcagcgtatacagatccccccatacatacactggatagcgtgaccattaaagaacgcgatgtctttggtctgctaaataagcttgacatggGTAAATCcgcggggcccgatgaattacatcctaggctactgaagggattatctaacttcgttgcaagccctttaagtacatgctttaacctatccgttacgcagggtcgtttaccgaaagattggaaaaacgccatagtaagtcctgtcttcaaaacaggcacgaaacacaaacctgagaactaccgccccgttagcctaactagtgtggttgttaaaatcttagaaaagattattcggaaggagctgtttaagtatctcgataaaaaccggatcctctcggagaagcagcacggcttcagaataggttattcttgtttCACTAACTtgttagtggctcgtgaaagctggtgcgctcttaaggaccaaaagctacctgtagacgtcgccttcattgatttcagtaaagcttttgacaaagttccgcacaaccggctgttatataagttaagaaaagtcgggattggaggcaatttattgatgtggataaaagacttcttatttgggcgtcaacaaagagtaagggtgaactcaaagttatctagttaggaaactgtgcttagtggagtgccccagggtacagttttggggccagtgctattcctcttgtatgcaaatgaccttccttgtctcctatcatcatcggtcttgctatatgctgacgatgtcaacatatggagaacgatacgatgtgagggtgatagcttagaacttcaaaatgacctgaagaagttatctgaatggtctcaaacatggcagttgccgataaatacttccaagtgtgttgtgatgcatatcggtcatcaaggcacagatacatacacgatgaataacactgagctacctgtcgtccagacatataatgacttaggagttatcgttagtcaagacttaaagactactgcacactgccgtgcaatggccgccaaaggttttagaaccttatggtcaatacgtagagcttaTAGTCATGTTGAcactaaaacgtttttgactttgtatacagtgttcgttcgtcctaaacttgagtactgcacacaagcggctagcccgtgcttaaaaaggacagtgagcttctgcaaaaggttcagagaacggcgactaagctgattcccggaatagcgaagcttccgtatgaatctcgactggccaagctgaaccttttcccgttgtcatatcgcagaactagaggcgacttgattacagtctacaaattgcttagtgataaatttgcacctaacatgccctcatttttcttgtcttccaaaacagagaatttacgaggacactccaaaaaagttcacaagccgagaacaaattacttgtcagctgactatcgactttcccatcgaatcatcaacgagtggaattcactacctcagcacgtggttgaggctccatccgtcgactctttcaaaagaaagttggatcaactgagagaccaccgttgccaggaataacataggccatcaagcctcctgtccttcccaaactgaaaccgAAACTGAAACATAGGTTTCTCATGGATTATTTAAGGTGGGGAAGTTTTCAGTAGTCTGTACATTATAAAGAACATTTGAAACTTATTTAGGGTCCGAAATACCAAATAAGTATATCGATGGCATTTACTGACGCCCTTCCGGCTAGCGGTGAGTGCAGTATAAAAGACATGCAGTTCATAAAGATTATTTTAGTGGAGTTCGATTCCTTCATCTGTGTGGTTTATTTGTGAGGATTTCATCAACCTCCTGGACAACTGATACATGGGAGCTACTTGACTTCGCACACACATTTATTACAGGCCGTTCTGTCAGTCTTTATCTAGACTGATTGGTGTTGATCGTTGTCCTATCACTGTTTGCACTCTTGTTTCGGTTGCAATTCATGTCGATCTGATTTTTGTCCTTACGATTCTTCTTGATCATTCTTAATTGGCTGAAAAATTTGatctatttcaatttatttattgattaccaATTAACTTGAGTGATAAAGTCTTGAAGACTTTGCTGCACAATCAATATTCTCTCTAACCAATATCACAATCTTTTCCCAGTCAGACCTGTGTTCATAACTGTCCACGTGCATTGATATAAGCGAAGATACATCGTGGCATTTGACAACGAGTTGGCATACACgcaaatgaagatgaagatgaggTTTTCTTTATTCGATATTCTTTTCCTCAGCTGGAGCTATCCATTTTGTAGATGATATATGGCTGTTTGTGTCACTTCATTCTTTAGCTTGCTTAAGATTGATTGACGTGATCTTGGTTGTTCGTTCGCCACACTGTTCCGAACGGTTCCAAaaatcttattataaacttaaaTATGTTCTTGAAATATAGCAACTGTTGAAGGGTCATGAGATATTCCCCTCTGAAACCTCTAGAAGCCCAAAATTCCGAAAACTTTTATGCAATCAACAATGAATAGAAGCTTCACAGGAATATTGGAAAAAATGAAGAATCAAATGTCACAGTTTTGAGTGATTAATTATCTGTACCGTTTTTATATTTAGCATGTTCTCAGAAAAGTTTGGCAAACTATAGTCACACGTCAATTTACAAATGCTCTTGATGTTCTTTACATAAACTAATTTTGGTGTAAAGCTTTTCCCCCGCCTTTTTACAATTGTTCTAATCGGTGTGTAAAAATAGCCCGACCTCATAGAAACCAGCCAGAAAGGAAGTAATAAGCATTCCACGGACCAAATTATCATCGCGATGATCCATTTGTTGATTTACACAGAAAAGAACCAGAGGAAACTGTTGATCTACCACTAGTATCAGACGAATGCAGAAACTGAATACATATGTATGCATAACTACAATTTTACGGCAGCCGAATAATTAGTGACTATGTGAATGTTATTAATATCTTAGACTGACCTATAATTCCTAACctaatttattcttttcaaaTTTTCTGACTGTTTAGTTCAAGCCGGTACAGTTTGGATTATGTGTAGCCTACAGTTAAACGTTAGAGACTCATCCCTCCTCACAGGTAAATTCAAAATACATGTCTTACGTTAGATGCGATTCTATTTATGAGGACTGTAGATATAAACCGCATAAAATATTTAAGCTGGTAACATCACCAGTCTATACAACCGAAAGGGTTATTTAGTGAAAGTTAGTGCGCTCAAAATACGTTGAAGGGAAAGTATGTCCCTGACAAACTAGagatttaattttgttatttaagAACTGGCCGTTCAAAACCAGTCAGCTAGGCGTTTCATGCAAACCTTGTTCTGAGTAATTATCAAATAATCGATCTTTGAGGAATGAGTTGGATACTTTTCTCAATAAAAAAGGACACCCCCAACAAACAATTAGCATTAATATGGCATTATATGATAGGTCAATCCAGCCCGTTTATAGCAGCTGTTCTAACCTTAGTAAGTCATATGGCAGCCACCCAACTTGCAGAAAAATTAAAATCAGATTAAAACATTCCACCATAAAAGCGATAAGGTGAGGTGGTAAACTGAGAAAACCAAATTTTAAGTAGACCTAACATAACGATTTCATCTGCAGACTAGAGAGAGAGGAAATATGCAAATGGGGGTCCTGAAAATCACGATTTAATTCTTGGGTGTAAAACAAGGcgttattattacatatatgtGGGGAATTTCACAAGCAAGAACACTCATGCATCCGAGTCTATACTTAAAAGAACTTTACACAAATATCTGTGTAGACTATAATCAAAACAAATATCGCTTATATTTCTGCTAGCTATCCTCACCGACCTTGGGCTGCAACCACAGTTTGCGTAACACTGGACATGTTACTAAAGCCACGAATGCAGCAATGCTGACGATAAAAGATGAAACATTGTGACTGGACAAAATGGGCGCTATCTAACCTCAGCCCTCTTAACAAGAGTAATGATGGGGACGATATCGCTATTCAATATGGCCTCGTGTTATTTCATAAACCTTACTACGTAATATAAAGTAATGGATATCGCACTTTAGTACAGACATCTGTGTGATACTACAGTAAACTCACCCAAACCGTGAGCGTGAAGTCCACCAAAATTAAAGATACCCAGTGACGAATCCTATTTAACTACATTCAGCTGTTATGCACTGACCGATTGAATACTGTATGTGATGAAATTTCATATGACTTATTTGACTTCTTGATACCTCTCGACACCCTGTTTCCTAGAACAGAATATCAAAATCTGTCATAATGCAGACTATAGAATAATCTGGGATTCTGTTTGTTTAGAATATGAAACAGAGCCCCAGAAACATCGACAACCCTAAACCACGAGCTACCATGAGAGCTATCAGAAATGATTTTTCTTAGACCTTTTTACCATAAGTCTCTCACATCTAAGATATCGCAAAAGATTGCCTAATAACTTTGGAGGCATATGGATGTCGATCTCATTCTTGAAGGGGCTTCTGTCACTTGCacaaacaattgtttacaaatacttgtacttccttcatgatggttgtggtagttctccaatagaactgtcttgacgtttgtgtTGACGATTCTGATGTTGGTGTTGACTGGTAGTtattttgagttgcatatgttctccAACTGTAGAAATACTGCCCTTACTttgtcaatccttgcctttataTATGCATCAcgtcctccttgttcatcgatgatgatgCTCAGATATGTGAGTTTCCACCTGTTCCACAGCTTCTCCATGAAGTgagattgagttggtgttctctgtgttgtacttGAGGATATTGGTCTTTCACTATGTATATTGTAGCCTActgctgcagaggctgctgctgctacactgactatTTTCACTTAGATTCGTTGGTGTATAGGGGATAGGAGAGCTAAGTGATCAGCCAATTCCGAATCGTCTGGTTTCATATGATCTGtgtattgtattccgtgcttcccatGAGATGTGGAAGTCTTCATGATCTAGTAGACcgccaccaggagaaagagggatggtgagagtaagcaaccttgtctgacaccggtcgtcacttggaatgcatctgtgagctgtcctccatacacgacTTTTCAGAGTAGTCCGTCATAAGAAttgatgagtcaattaaagtttaTCCACATGTGTTGATAATCTTCTCAGGTTCTCCATAGTATTGAAGATGGTTCCATAATGTTCTGTTATCAGTAGTGTCAGGTGCTTTCTCATAGTGAAGGAAGTTGATGAATAGTGCCGAGTTCCATTCAAATGACTGTTGAACAGCGATCCGTATTGTGGTGATTTGGTCGGTACATAATCGATCCCTACGAAATCCAGTCTAttaatctgggagttggacgtccACTGAATCTTTCATGCGGTTGAAGAACACTCTGTTTGAAACTTTTCCTGATACTGATAGTAGTAGTGTAATGTCTTTGTAGTTCTCGGACATACTGAGAtctgttttgtttattatattgatgaggtgtccttctttctagTCTGTCGGCaattgttcctcctcccaaaccTTCCTGAGTCGAACACGGAACATCTGCGCAGTTATTTATATGTCTGACTTGAGTGTTTCAGCTAGTATGTAATGAGATTCTGCTGCTTCTCCACcattgatttgtctgatgaccatacTGATTTGTTTGGCTCTTGTtgcagtgacatctatagggAGGTGTGTATGTGGTGGTTTCAGGTGGACTGGCCTACTCAATATTTCTTCAGTTTCCTACCTATCTGTTCCTccgttcttgaatctcagtgattgtcttgccttcaCTGTCTTTGACTGATCTCTCTCTTTTTCGACATTTTCTTGCTAGTTTATTAGTTGTATCGTATTATTTACTTGCACTTGTCACCCGTCGCAGAAGAGCGTAGATTGCCCAGCAGGATTCTTCATCGAAATATATACTGAGCAGTCTTTTGAAGTTGTTTCTAATTGCTGTTCATTAATTTGATTcttgcttccaattcccgacgctGTGTTCTTTGAACTTTCTCCTTTCCTTCTGTCTTCAGGATCCCCTACCTTTCAGCTCTATAAGTAGTCATCACTAAATCTTCTACGTATTTCCGCTTGTGGGCTCTGATATCCCTCTTCAATCTCCGCCACAATTTGCCTTAGCGAGCAGCTTAATCAATAAAACGTGAAAGCGTGTAGTGGCAATTGACCATAACCACACagtcctcaaagctgaatacgagattactcggaaaataggtattcaatatttaacgcggagaaatacctagcgatggagaaggcgcgaacaaggaattgaatggactggagttgatcggacggcatggctcggccatgcaggcgtggtccatctgaatgtcaccttatatcttctattcatattacatatattgttccttctctagcctaaccttgttctccatcatttattggtaattgatacgatacagtgagttggcgtagtcgatggtgtgacttccacgtaagatcttatagattaggcagttatatcatgacaaatctacaaatttaggattaggtctattattagagcagtactaatatcatagaaGACCATAATTCTATAAGTGCACTGGAACTTCTTTTCGATGTTTATCATGAAAATCATACTCCACCATACTCCATCGTTAAGTTTCCAATATTGACATCTCAACATCTATCCACAAATGATTTCATATCCACCAACATCAAGCAAGCTATAATTACCCCGAAAAAATGTATAAAGAAGGCCTGATGGCATTTCCGCAtcatttatgaagtattgttgtAGGGAATTTGCATTACTCTGTTTAAAACTGTTCAACCTATCTGTGTACTGTGGAACTCGTCCATCTGTATGTGAAACATCACTTTTAACCCCTAGATTCGAAACGGGGTAACGTAGTGATTTGATAACTGTAGGTCCATTAACTTGAAATCCGTGATATCTGTAATCATCGGAAACATCGTCCAAAAACAGTTATAATCACTTACACTTTTTACGGGTCTGATTAGCTCAATTCAACATCGGTTTATGCCTGAACGCTCATGCTCCCTATAGCACTTAAaggtttttgatcaaattactcAGAAAAGAGATATTGGTCAATCATTGATAATTCTGCACTTTGATTTTAGTAAGGCCTCCAATAGTGTCTCGCACAACCCTCTTATTCTTCTAAAACTTTCTTCAACTGTCATATGAAATCCTTTTTTATTCTGGTTCATATCTTCTTTATCAGGACGTAGTCAGAACATTCGCGTTGGGTCTTTCTACTTTAAGCCTATGGATGTAACCGGTGGGGTTGTACGACGGAGCATGATTGGTCGATTAGTTTTTGTCCTTCTCTCTAGTCACGTGtgcctgtagtggcattgggttctaatcacacaatcctcaaagctga
The genomic region above belongs to Schistosoma haematobium chromosome 2, whole genome shotgun sequence and contains:
- the CBX1_1 gene encoding Chromobox protein 1, variant 4 (EggNog:ENOG410VDE5~COG:B); its protein translation is MPSKNSRESEESAGEDEFQVEKILKVRIRNGRKEYFLKWKGYSEEDNTWEPEENLDCPDLIKEFEERRARERTSLTSPARTSSADSKLKNRTKGSSLSSDSAKDISEEVPEPAKKKRTSSIPASVEESASEVPNVPDEPKEPTNEDQKQKVVKATGKTRGFARGLKAERIIGATDSSGELMFLMKWKDSDEADLVPAREANIKCPQIVIRFYEERLTWHTPENRPSGTPRSGSTTPSAATAAART
- the CBX1_1 gene encoding Chromobox protein 1 (EggNog:ENOG410VDE5~COG:B), translated to MPSKNSRESEESAGEDEFQVEKILKVRIRNGRKEYFLKWKGYSEEDNTWEPEENLDCPDLIKEFEERRARERTSLTSPARTSSADSKLKNRTKGSSLSSDSAKDISEEVPEPAKKKRTSSIPASVEESASEVPNVPDEPKEPTNEDQKKVVKATGKTRGFARGLKAERIIGATDSSGELMFLMKWKDSDEADLVPAREANIKCPQIVIRFYEERLTWHTPENRPSGTPRSGSTTPSAATAAART
- the CBX1_1 gene encoding Chromobox protein 1, variant 2 (EggNog:ENOG410VDE5~COG:B), whose translation is MPSKNSRESEESAGEDEFQVEKILKVRIRNGRKEYFLKWKGYSEEDNTWEPEENLDCPDLIKEFEERRARERTSLTSPARTSSADSKLKNRTKGSSLSSDSAKDISEEVPEPAKKKRTSSIPASVEESASEVPNVPDEPKEPTNEDQKQKVVKATGKTRGFARGLKAERIIGATDSSGELMFLMKCDSMRHTCCLPVFFRKDSDEADLVPAREANIKCPQIVIRFYEERLTWHTPENRPSGTPRSGSTTPSAATAAART
- the CBX1_1 gene encoding Chromobox protein 1, variant 3 (EggNog:ENOG410VDE5~COG:B); this encodes MPSKNSRESEESAGEDEFQVEKILKVRIRNGRKEYFLKWKGYSEEDNTWEPEENLDCPDLIKEFEERRARERTSLTSPARTSSADSKLKNRTKGSSLSSDSAKDISEEVPEPAKKKRTSSIPASVEESASEVPNVPDEPKEPTNEDQKKVVKATGKTRGFARGLKAERIIGATDSSGELMFLMKCDSMRHTCCLPVFFRKDSDEADLVPAREANIKCPQIVIRFYEERLTWHTPENRPSGTPRSGSTTPSAATAAART